The following are encoded in a window of Bacteroidota bacterium genomic DNA:
- the kdpA gene encoding potassium-transporting ATPase subunit KdpA, translating into MTANGILQLVAYLVVLILITKPMGVFLTKVFRGERTILTPFVGGLERLIYRLCGIHPETEMKWTAYSGAMLIFSAVTGLVLYGMLRFQHVLPWNPQGFGAVAPDLSFGTAMSFTTNTNWQAYSGETTMSYFTQMAGLAFHNFASAAVGIAIALAVVRGLVRSSVQTIGNFWVDLVRCTLYVLLPMSIVATIIFIATGMIQNLSPYVVATTLEGAKQTIAMGPVASQEAIKILGTNGGGFFNANSAHPFENPSALTNFIQVILIFSIGSGLTYMFGRMAKDQKQGWAIWGAMTFLFLAGLMTCYTAEQSGNPITEKLGIQRTATDTQPGGNMEGKEVRFGIAQSTLFATVTTDASCGAVNSMHESYTPIGGMVTLFNILLGEVIFGGVGAGLYGMMIFVILSVFIAGLMVGRTPEYLGKKIESKEVKLSMLALLSMAFCILGFTAWAVVNPAALKSLANAGPHGLTEILYAFASATGNNGSAFAGLSANTQFYNLTQGLSELVGRFFVIVPMLAVAGSMARKTAVAPSSGTFLTNTPLFSTLLVMVIIIVAGLTFFPALSLGPILEHLLMGAGKLF; encoded by the coding sequence ATGACTGCCAACGGCATCTTACAACTCGTAGCCTATCTCGTGGTGCTCATTCTCATCACGAAACCGATGGGGGTATTTCTTACGAAAGTCTTTCGCGGAGAGCGAACGATCCTGACGCCCTTCGTGGGCGGCCTGGAACGTCTGATCTACCGGCTCTGCGGCATTCATCCAGAGACCGAAATGAAATGGACAGCATATTCCGGCGCCATGCTGATATTTAGCGCCGTGACCGGGCTTGTACTCTATGGGATGCTGCGGTTTCAGCATGTGCTTCCGTGGAATCCGCAAGGTTTCGGCGCCGTCGCGCCCGATCTCAGTTTCGGAACCGCGATGAGCTTCACCACCAATACCAACTGGCAGGCATACAGCGGCGAAACGACAATGAGTTACTTCACGCAGATGGCTGGCCTTGCCTTCCACAATTTCGCTTCGGCTGCGGTCGGCATCGCAATCGCTTTGGCTGTCGTGCGAGGTCTGGTTCGTTCGTCAGTACAAACAATCGGCAACTTCTGGGTCGATCTCGTTCGCTGCACGCTTTATGTGTTACTGCCGATGTCGATTGTCGCTACCATCATCTTCATCGCAACCGGGATGATCCAGAACCTCTCGCCATACGTAGTGGCCACAACGCTCGAAGGCGCCAAACAAACCATTGCGATGGGACCAGTCGCATCCCAAGAGGCAATCAAGATTCTTGGCACGAACGGTGGCGGGTTTTTCAATGCAAATTCCGCGCACCCATTTGAAAATCCTTCGGCGCTGACCAACTTCATTCAAGTTATCCTCATCTTTTCCATTGGCTCCGGTCTGACCTATATGTTCGGTCGCATGGCAAAAGACCAAAAGCAAGGCTGGGCAATTTGGGGTGCAATGACGTTCCTCTTTCTGGCTGGGCTGATGACATGCTACACCGCAGAACAATCTGGAAACCCGATCACGGAAAAGCTCGGCATCCAGCGCACAGCAACCGACACACAGCCTGGCGGCAACATGGAAGGGAAAGAAGTCCGCTTTGGGATTGCGCAGAGCACCCTCTTCGCAACTGTAACGACCGATGCATCCTGCGGTGCGGTGAACTCGATGCACGAGAGTTACACGCCGATCGGCGGGATGGTCACGCTCTTCAATATCTTGCTTGGCGAAGTGATCTTTGGTGGTGTCGGAGCAGGGCTGTATGGGATGATGATCTTCGTGATTCTTTCGGTCTTCATCGCAGGCCTCATGGTTGGACGAACGCCTGAGTATCTCGGCAAGAAAATCGAATCCAAAGAGGTGAAGCTCTCGATGCTCGCGCTTCTCTCGATGGCATTCTGTATCCTCGGTTTTACGGCATGGGCGGTAGTCAATCCGGCGGCGCTCAAGAGCCTTGCCAACGCTGGGCCTCATGGACTCACCGAAATCCTTTACGCTTTCGCTTCGGCGACAGGGAACAACGGGTCGGCCTTTGCGGGACTAAGTGCCAACACACAGTTCTATAATCTCACGCAAGGGCTATCCGAACTGGTCGGTCGCTTCTTCGTGATTGTGCCGATGCTTGCTGTTGCCGGAAGCATGGCGCGCAAGACGGCGGTCGCACCTTCATCAGGCACATTCCTGACCAATACCCCACTTTTTAGCACCTTGCTTGTGATGGTCATTATTATCGTCGCTGGACTTACCTTCTTTCCCGCGCTATCGCTCGGTCCTATTCTGGAGCACCTGCTTATGGGTGCCGGCAAATTATTCTAA
- the kdpB gene encoding potassium-transporting ATPase subunit KdpB: MAKHEIHQQKKLFDAPIVKRASFDALKKLDPRILYKNPVMFVVEIGAVLTTYYWVLDLDRAVHGDALFSGLISAWLWFTVLFATFAEAMAEGRGKAQADALRKTKTETVAKQIGKDGNTAQVSATMLRKGDVVLVEAGDVIPGDGDAIEGIASIDESAITGESAPVIRESGGDRCAVTGGTRVISDWLKVKITSNPGETFIDRMISLVEGASRQKTPNEIALTILLAGMTIIFLIAVVALSFLGQYLSTTISVVVLISLLVCLIPTTIGGLLSAIGIAGIDRVLQRNVLAMSGRAVEAAGDVNTLLLDKTGTITIGNRMATEFLPAPGITLEYLSQTIHLSSLADETPEGRSIVALAQQTVKELPEDLFKADKTFIPFSAHTRMSGVDIGGRAIRKGAVDAISKLAGLNGMPAELTVQVQRIATSGGTPLAVAEDGNILGVIHLKDIVKQGMRERFDQLRTMGIKTVMITGDNPLTAKAIAMEAGVDDFLAEATPETKMALIRKEQASGKLVAMTGDGTNDAPALAQADVGVAMNTGTMAAKEAANMVDLDSNPTKLIEVVEIGKQLLMTRGALTTFSIANDVAKYFAIIPAMFMAAFPELRALNVMGLHSPESAILSAVIFNALIIIALVPLALKGIKYRPLGAAAVLRRNILVYGVGGVIIPFVGIKAIDLIVSAFGI; the protein is encoded by the coding sequence ATGGCAAAACACGAAATCCATCAACAGAAGAAGCTCTTCGACGCGCCGATTGTCAAACGCGCCAGCTTCGATGCGCTGAAGAAACTCGACCCGCGCATTCTATACAAGAATCCGGTGATGTTCGTCGTCGAGATCGGCGCGGTGCTCACGACCTACTATTGGGTTCTCGACTTGGATAGGGCCGTGCATGGCGATGCCTTGTTCTCAGGTCTGATTTCGGCGTGGCTGTGGTTCACGGTGCTCTTTGCAACGTTTGCCGAAGCCATGGCCGAAGGGCGCGGCAAGGCTCAAGCTGACGCACTTCGCAAGACGAAGACCGAAACCGTTGCAAAGCAAATAGGCAAGGATGGCAATACCGCACAAGTCAGCGCCACCATGCTCCGTAAAGGCGATGTGGTGCTGGTCGAGGCCGGTGATGTCATTCCCGGCGATGGTGATGCGATCGAAGGCATCGCCTCGATTGACGAGTCCGCGATCACCGGCGAGTCCGCACCGGTCATTCGTGAAAGCGGCGGCGACCGGTGCGCAGTCACTGGCGGCACGCGCGTCATTTCGGATTGGCTCAAAGTCAAAATCACCTCGAATCCGGGCGAGACGTTCATCGACCGGATGATTTCGCTCGTCGAAGGTGCTTCACGCCAGAAGACACCGAACGAAATTGCGCTCACGATCCTGCTCGCGGGCATGACGATCATATTCTTGATCGCCGTCGTCGCACTGAGTTTTTTGGGGCAGTACTTATCGACCACGATCTCCGTCGTCGTTTTGATCTCGCTTCTCGTGTGTCTGATCCCTACGACCATCGGCGGCTTGCTGTCAGCGATTGGTATTGCGGGTATCGACCGAGTGTTGCAACGCAATGTGCTTGCCATGTCGGGTCGCGCGGTCGAAGCCGCCGGCGATGTGAATACACTTCTTCTGGATAAAACGGGGACGATCACCATTGGCAACCGGATGGCAACGGAGTTTCTGCCCGCACCTGGCATTACGCTCGAATATCTCTCACAAACGATCCACTTATCCAGTCTTGCGGATGAGACTCCCGAGGGCCGCAGCATTGTCGCGCTCGCACAACAGACTGTCAAGGAGTTACCAGAGGACTTGTTCAAGGCCGATAAGACTTTCATTCCGTTTTCCGCACATACGCGCATGAGTGGCGTGGATATTGGCGGTCGTGCGATTCGCAAAGGCGCAGTTGATGCGATCTCAAAACTTGCTGGCCTGAATGGAATGCCAGCCGAACTGACCGTGCAGGTCCAGCGAATTGCCACTTCAGGCGGAACGCCCCTCGCCGTGGCGGAGGATGGAAATATCCTTGGTGTGATCCATCTTAAGGACATTGTGAAGCAAGGGATGCGCGAGCGGTTCGATCAGTTGCGCACCATGGGAATCAAGACGGTGATGATTACCGGCGATAATCCACTGACCGCCAAAGCGATTGCGATGGAGGCCGGCGTAGATGATTTCCTCGCCGAGGCCACGCCCGAGACCAAGATGGCCCTTATTCGCAAAGAGCAAGCGAGTGGCAAGCTTGTTGCCATGACTGGCGATGGCACAAACGATGCACCGGCGCTGGCGCAAGCCGATGTCGGCGTCGCAATGAACACCGGCACCATGGCCGCAAAAGAAGCGGCTAATATGGTCGATCTCGATAGCAACCCGACCAAACTCATTGAGGTCGTCGAGATCGGCAAACAACTGCTCATGACTCGTGGAGCCCTGACCACGTTCAGTATTGCTAACGATGTCGCGAAATACTTCGCGATCATTCCAGCGATGTTCATGGCGGCGTTCCCCGAACTGCGCGCGCTGAACGTCATGGGATTGCACTCTCCAGAAAGTGCGATACTGTCAGCGGTCATATTCAATGCGCTTATCATCATAGCTCTTGTGCCACTTGCGCTCAAAGGCATTAAATACCGTCCGCTTGGCGCGGCAGCGGTGCTCCGGCGCAACATTCTGGTCTATGGCGTAGGTGGTGTTATCATCCCATTCGTCGGCATCAAGGCGATCGACCTCATTGTATCGGCATTCGGAATTTGA
- the kdpC gene encoding potassium-transporting ATPase subunit KdpC, with the protein MIKTIITSTIMTVILTVLVGIVYPLAMTGIAQLVFPKQANGSLIERDGKVIGSELIGQQFADAKFFRSRPSAAGTGYDAANSGATNLGPTSKALMDRLTHDRDSLRKLYPELAGALPADMITSSASGLDPDITIANAMLQAKIVARTNNLQMDAVEALVRSHIQGRDLGFLGEPRVNVLALNLDLLKHRKQP; encoded by the coding sequence ATGATAAAGACAATCATCACATCTACCATCATGACTGTCATCCTGACGGTGCTCGTTGGCATCGTCTATCCGCTGGCGATGACGGGAATCGCTCAACTCGTGTTTCCGAAGCAGGCGAATGGCAGTCTCATCGAACGCGATGGCAAAGTGATTGGCTCGGAATTGATCGGGCAGCAGTTCGCAGACGCGAAGTTCTTCCGATCCCGACCGTCGGCTGCCGGCACTGGCTATGATGCGGCAAACTCTGGCGCGACCAATCTCGGGCCGACCAGCAAGGCACTCATGGATCGCCTGACTCACGATCGCGATTCGCTTCGCAAACTCTATCCTGAGCTTGCTGGTGCGTTACCCGCCGACATGATTACCAGTTCGGCTTCGGGGCTCGATCCGGACATTACCATTGCGAATGCCATGCTGCAGGCGAAGATCGTGGCGCGAACGAATAATCTTCAAATGGATGCCGTTGAAGCACTTGTGAGGTCGCACATTCAGGGCCGCGATCTGGGATTTTTAGGCGAGCCACGAGTCAACGTACTTGCACTCAATCTCGATCTGCTGAAGCATCGCAAGCAACCGTAA
- a CDS encoding PTS sugar transporter subunit IIA: protein MTESLSVEDLLHEIKYAKESPLRIYLGAAPGVGKTYRMLQDGNALKRRGVDVVVGYVEPHERPDTLSQVGELEVIPPKTYEYKGVSLREMDTDAVIARKPEVVLVDELAHTNAPGTKHVKRYEDIEDILAAGIAVFSTCNIQHLESVHDMVERMTGVEVKERVPDTFFSLAREMIIVDVTPDELRERLEQGKIYPKERIERSLKNFFTRSNISMLRELALRELANDVEQKDKEARHETNTPGTAASGEKVLVAIPATSAAQKLVRYGSRMAGRMNAKWIAAFVEAEDTKPTEQEANTLREAFALARSLGATVVQLRGRSTAETLIHFAKEEGITQFVIGATQRAWWKRLISRSVVGDLLKQVGEVGVSIVPMRKEDSDGDLLPAPPSVLPPHDERLRLSDFLRPQFIVANLRNVETVEQAISVLIDQLIQQAPGLSQYRTEILDMIMRRERLMSTFLDTGIAIPHSAGYEAITDIHAMMALTPQGVMSLGRDEKAYIVLLFLSPAVGRANHLKFLAAIARVFIDKTTTREIANLDSGLAAYEFIAKLESLGRAGGNYHPPSQEQERKNGSADH, encoded by the coding sequence GTGACCGAATCTCTATCAGTCGAAGATCTCCTGCACGAGATCAAATATGCGAAGGAAAGTCCGCTCCGAATCTATCTCGGCGCGGCACCGGGCGTTGGAAAAACGTATCGGATGCTCCAGGACGGGAATGCGCTGAAGCGCCGCGGCGTCGATGTGGTCGTCGGTTATGTCGAGCCGCATGAGCGCCCTGACACGCTCAGCCAGGTCGGTGAGCTCGAAGTCATTCCTCCGAAAACTTACGAGTATAAGGGTGTGTCGCTCCGGGAAATGGATACTGATGCAGTCATCGCCAGGAAGCCCGAAGTCGTCCTCGTTGACGAACTTGCACACACCAATGCTCCAGGTACGAAGCACGTAAAGCGATACGAGGACATCGAGGATATTCTCGCAGCAGGAATTGCGGTCTTCAGCACCTGCAATATCCAGCATTTGGAGAGTGTCCACGATATGGTGGAACGGATGACCGGCGTGGAAGTAAAGGAACGCGTGCCCGACACATTCTTTAGTCTTGCGCGCGAAATGATTATCGTCGATGTAACCCCCGACGAACTCCGCGAACGTCTCGAACAAGGCAAGATTTATCCAAAAGAGCGCATCGAGCGGTCGCTCAAGAATTTTTTCACTCGCAGCAATATTAGCATGTTGCGAGAGTTGGCATTACGGGAACTCGCCAACGATGTTGAGCAAAAGGATAAAGAAGCGCGGCACGAAACGAATACGCCGGGCACTGCGGCGAGCGGCGAAAAGGTCCTTGTGGCAATACCGGCGACATCAGCCGCTCAAAAGCTTGTTCGCTATGGCTCCCGCATGGCCGGTCGTATGAACGCGAAATGGATTGCCGCCTTCGTCGAAGCGGAGGATACGAAACCCACGGAGCAAGAGGCCAACACATTGCGAGAAGCCTTCGCGCTGGCTCGCTCGCTTGGCGCGACGGTCGTTCAATTGCGGGGTCGCTCAACCGCCGAAACGCTTATCCATTTTGCCAAGGAAGAAGGAATAACACAATTCGTGATCGGCGCGACACAACGCGCTTGGTGGAAGCGACTCATTTCGCGCTCAGTGGTCGGCGATTTGCTGAAGCAGGTGGGCGAGGTCGGTGTCTCTATCGTGCCGATGAGGAAAGAGGACTCAGATGGCGACTTACTTCCCGCACCGCCATCGGTGCTACCACCGCACGACGAACGACTTCGACTGTCGGACTTCCTCCGGCCTCAATTTATTGTTGCCAATCTTCGAAATGTCGAAACGGTGGAACAAGCAATCTCAGTGCTTATCGATCAACTGATCCAGCAGGCGCCCGGCCTCTCGCAGTATCGGACGGAGATTCTGGATATGATTATGCGGCGCGAACGGCTGATGAGCACATTCCTCGATACCGGTATTGCCATTCCTCACTCGGCGGGTTACGAAGCGATCACGGACATTCATGCCATGATGGCGCTTACTCCGCAAGGCGTCATGTCGTTGGGGCGCGACGAGAAAGCCTACATCGTCCTCCTCTTTCTTTCACCTGCGGTCGGCCGTGCAAATCACCTCAAATTTCTCGCTGCCATCGCGCGAGTCTTCATCGACAAGACTACTACGCGTGAAATCGCGAACCTGGATTCAGGTCTGGCGGCGTATGAGTTCATCGCAAAACTGGAGTCTCTAGGACGAGCTGGCGGCAACTATCACCCACCTTCGCAGGAGCAAGAACGGAAGAACGGATCGGCTGATCATTGA
- a CDS encoding T9SS type A sorting domain-containing protein translates to MKQRALRRSVGLIVLIALLFVGGEAHSQNTPFSSPALDSNCYFPQFGVPGEIDTIYGAVYGQGLGGNLIKNLGPSPDGSPGNIIVGDLDRVNHDSISGTYYQAMTGSGFNLHNLSGKRMILTDQQIGSKPIFAHLRTGKTLDLFTGAQIFWANDAGNYDSARVTTLGTYVQGIANEERPIIPAYIAHLTSDTIDDILLIGYIPFADASKDTVFCLLFKGGAALAAKDTACEDTTAVVGPLQMGHDGGALQADYRGTGRDDLMVGDYYNDSSGAIRWTYCYFRNDPPFALERFAKAIVRDTLMVSWELPNGVEAGPAFSMRLLPKTAGDSSLDLLMDVGTHSNIYSDDSIVVLRGGPDFGSRRITIDSAAFEIRNPKYLDARFYFNYYWPSFHQFMFMDAGDMTGTGNHVLYLNADNDAHVTFDHFYITGKALDEKTDMFVAGGGGLDADTLTADADKYGDIVFSDPSYTSDSDLVNYGKQGAGTLRLYHGSKDIPVHLNPRWAGVKQATSIASATLSLSPNPAQTSTVADMVWPVSEAVTLTIRNILGAAVLTKAFRLEAGESELHLSLGILAPGVYYVSIEGSAGEARARFAIVR, encoded by the coding sequence ATGAAGCAACGTGCCCTGAGACGGTCGGTGGGTTTGATAGTCCTGATAGCACTCCTTTTTGTAGGAGGGGAAGCTCATTCTCAAAACACGCCATTCAGTAGCCCCGCGCTCGATTCGAATTGCTATTTCCCGCAGTTCGGTGTGCCGGGCGAGATCGATACGATTTATGGCGCGGTGTACGGTCAGGGGCTGGGAGGCAATCTGATCAAAAACCTGGGGCCAAGTCCAGACGGCAGCCCGGGTAACATCATTGTCGGCGATCTGGACCGAGTCAATCACGACAGCATCTCCGGCACCTACTACCAGGCAATGACGGGGTCTGGATTCAATCTGCACAACCTCAGCGGCAAGCGGATGATTCTCACGGACCAGCAAATCGGGAGCAAACCCATCTTTGCCCACCTCCGGACAGGCAAGACGCTCGATCTCTTCACAGGCGCCCAGATATTTTGGGCTAATGATGCGGGAAATTACGATTCCGCGCGGGTCACAACCTTGGGGACGTACGTTCAAGGAATAGCCAATGAGGAGCGTCCAATCATTCCAGCATACATTGCCCACCTCACAAGCGACACGATCGATGATATTCTCCTGATAGGTTACATTCCATTTGCGGATGCCTCGAAAGACACCGTCTTCTGCCTCCTTTTCAAAGGTGGCGCCGCTCTTGCCGCCAAGGACACTGCGTGTGAGGATACGACGGCGGTCGTGGGCCCTTTGCAGATGGGGCACGATGGCGGTGCACTGCAAGCAGATTACAGAGGCACTGGCCGAGATGATCTGATGGTCGGGGACTATTATAACGACAGCAGCGGGGCAATTCGATGGACTTACTGCTATTTCCGAAACGATCCGCCGTTCGCTCTTGAGCGATTCGCCAAGGCTATTGTGCGAGATACTCTGATGGTCTCCTGGGAGTTGCCAAACGGGGTAGAGGCAGGACCTGCCTTCTCCATGCGCTTGCTGCCAAAGACGGCAGGCGATTCTTCCCTGGACCTACTGATGGATGTTGGAACACACTCGAACATATACAGTGATGATTCGATTGTGGTCCTTCGTGGCGGACCTGACTTTGGCTCGCGTCGCATCACGATCGACAGCGCAGCATTCGAGATCCGTAATCCGAAGTATCTTGATGCGAGGTTCTATTTCAACTACTATTGGCCCTCCTTCCACCAATTTATGTTCATGGATGCGGGCGACATGACGGGGACGGGGAATCACGTGCTCTATCTCAATGCGGACAACGATGCACACGTCACGTTCGATCACTTCTACATTACTGGTAAAGCGCTGGATGAGAAAACGGATATGTTCGTTGCTGGCGGCGGAGGTCTCGACGCCGATACGCTGACGGCTGACGCCGATAAGTACGGTGACATTGTCTTTTCAGATCCGAGCTACACGAGCGACTCCGACCTCGTGAATTACGGGAAGCAAGGGGCCGGAACGCTCCGGCTCTATCATGGCTCAAAGGACATCCCCGTTCATCTCAATCCGCGCTGGGCAGGGGTCAAACAAGCTACGTCTATCGCTTCCGCAACGCTCAGCCTCTCGCCGAATCCCGCGCAAACGAGCACGGTCGCGGATATGGTCTGGCCGGTATCCGAGGCAGTCACGCTCACGATCCGGAATATCTTAGGCGCAGCCGTACTCACGAAAGCCTTCCGGCTTGAAGCTGGAGAATCAGAATTGCACTTGTCGCTCGGGATCCTGGCTCCCGGAGTGTACTACGTTAGCATCGAAGGGTCAGCCGGTGAGGCGCGAGCAAGATTCGCGATCGTCCGGTAG